One part of the Marinobacterium rhizophilum genome encodes these proteins:
- a CDS encoding putative 4-hydroxy-4-methyl-2-oxoglutarate aldolase — MDDLLPELCDHFEALVQVVEPMFGSFGGRGAFGGEIVTIKAFEDNSKVREQVALPGEGKVLVVDGGGSMRRAMLGDMLAEKAADNGWEGIVIYGCIRDVNAIAELDLGVQALGSHPLKTEKRGLGEVNVPVTFGGVTFRPGEYVYGDNNGLLVSPQKLELPQG, encoded by the coding sequence ATGGACGATCTTTTACCCGAGCTGTGTGACCATTTCGAAGCGCTGGTACAGGTGGTGGAGCCGATGTTCGGCAGCTTTGGCGGACGCGGTGCCTTTGGGGGCGAAATCGTCACCATCAAGGCATTCGAGGACAACTCCAAGGTGCGCGAGCAGGTTGCGCTGCCGGGTGAGGGCAAGGTGCTGGTGGTGGATGGTGGTGGCTCCATGCGTCGGGCCATGCTGGGCGACATGCTGGCCGAAAAGGCGGCGGATAACGGCTGGGAAGGTATCGTGATCTATGGCTGTATCCGGGACGTGAATGCCATTGCCGAGCTGGACCTGGGTGTGCAGGCGCTGGGCAGTCATCCGCTGAAAACCGAGAAACGCGGCCTGGGTGAGGTCAATGTGCCGGTGACGTTTGGTGGTGTGACCTTTCGTCCGGGTGAGTATGTCTACGGTGACAACAACGGCCTGCTGGTCAGTCCGCAAAAGCTCGAGCTGCCCCAGGGGTAA
- a CDS encoding YaiI/YqxD family protein has protein sequence MHIWVDADACPKMIKDILFRAAQRTHTRMTLVANQFMSTPPGNLIDAIQVASGFDVADNTIVSKLQAGDLVITADIPLAAEVIDNNAWALNPRGELYTRENIRQRLSMRDFMETLRSSGIQTGGPAALGNADRQAFANQLDSFLAKHAAPKN, from the coding sequence ATGCATATCTGGGTCGACGCCGATGCCTGCCCCAAAATGATCAAGGACATTCTGTTCCGGGCTGCACAGCGCACCCATACTCGCATGACCCTGGTGGCCAACCAGTTCATGAGCACGCCGCCCGGCAACCTGATCGACGCCATCCAGGTGGCCAGCGGCTTTGATGTCGCCGACAACACCATCGTCAGCAAGCTGCAGGCGGGCGACCTGGTCATTACCGCTGATATTCCGCTGGCGGCCGAGGTCATCGACAACAACGCCTGGGCGCTCAACCCCCGCGGCGAGCTCTATACCAGGGAAAACATCCGCCAGCGCCTGTCGATGCGGGACTTTATGGAAACCCTGCGCAGCTCAGGTATCCAGACAGGGGGGCCTGCCGCCCTTGGCAACGCCGACCGCCAGGCCTTTGCCAACCAGCTCGACAGTTTCCTGGCCAAGCACGCAGCCCCCAAAAACTGA
- the chrA gene encoding chromate efflux transporter encodes MAQVFLQFLLLGCVSFGGPAAHVGYFRHHFVDRLGWLDERAFAELLALCQFLPGPASSQLGFAIGYRRQGVLGGCCAFVGFTLPSVLLMLALAAGGGWLLGQSWFESVLHGLKLLALVVVADALWGMARSFCNGKLVAAIALLAAMAALLLSGIVAQLVVLLLAALLGSYRLGAAAGPAVDPATAAAPGGRHRWALLLFAGLLGSAWLMPALGFGSGVLGVAADFYQAGSLVFGGGHVVLPLLQALLGDALTSSQFLLGYAAAQAVPGPMFTLATFLGYGLSPQASLLGALLATMAVFLPGFLLLIAVLPDWQRWVARPALAGAVAGVNAAVVGLLLAALYQPVFVSAVTSGRDLALALAGLYLLRGLGVGVIALVPLAIVTGLLVL; translated from the coding sequence ATGGCGCAGGTTTTTCTTCAGTTTCTGTTGCTTGGCTGCGTCAGCTTCGGCGGCCCGGCGGCCCATGTCGGCTACTTTCGCCATCATTTTGTAGACCGCCTCGGTTGGCTGGATGAGCGTGCCTTTGCCGAATTGCTGGCGCTGTGCCAGTTTCTGCCGGGGCCGGCATCCAGCCAGCTGGGCTTTGCCATCGGCTACCGGCGCCAGGGTGTACTCGGCGGCTGCTGTGCCTTTGTGGGTTTTACGCTGCCCTCGGTGCTGCTGATGCTGGCACTGGCCGCAGGCGGTGGCTGGCTACTGGGGCAGAGCTGGTTCGAGTCCGTGCTGCACGGCTTGAAATTGCTGGCGCTGGTGGTGGTCGCCGATGCGCTCTGGGGCATGGCGCGGTCTTTCTGTAATGGCAAGCTCGTTGCGGCCATAGCGCTGCTGGCGGCCATGGCAGCACTACTGCTGTCGGGTATCGTTGCGCAGCTGGTCGTTCTGCTGCTGGCGGCGCTACTGGGGTCGTACAGACTGGGGGCTGCGGCCGGGCCGGCAGTTGATCCGGCAACTGCCGCCGCGCCGGGGGGCAGGCACCGCTGGGCCCTGTTGCTGTTCGCCGGCTTGCTGGGGAGTGCCTGGCTGATGCCGGCGCTGGGGTTCGGCAGCGGGGTGCTGGGTGTCGCCGCAGATTTTTATCAGGCGGGCAGCCTGGTGTTTGGCGGTGGGCATGTCGTGTTGCCGCTGTTGCAGGCGCTGTTGGGGGATGCTCTGACCTCGTCGCAGTTTTTGCTCGGTTATGCGGCGGCCCAGGCGGTGCCGGGCCCGATGTTTACCCTGGCGACCTTCCTGGGGTACGGCCTGTCGCCGCAGGCGTCGTTGCTGGGCGCGCTGCTGGCCACCATGGCCGTGTTCCTGCCGGGCTTTCTGCTGTTGATCGCGGTGTTGCCCGACTGGCAGCGCTGGGTCGCAAGGCCCGCGCTGGCCGGGGCCGTGGCGGGCGTCAATGCCGCGGTGGTGGGGCTGCTTCTGGCGGCGCTCTACCAGCCGGTTTTCGTCAGCGCCGTCACGAGTGGGCGCGATCTGGCCCTGGCGCTGGCCGGTCTGTACTTGCTGCGTGGGCTGGGTGTTGGGGTTATCGCACTAGTGCCGCTGGCCATCGTGACGGGGTTGCTGGTGCTCTGA
- a CDS encoding NfeD family protein, translating to MKLLRLLPALLLLMSLTGAPMPATAAEPGAGGIWLLDLKGVLGPASADYLSRGIEAAATADAKAIIIRIDTPGGLDLSMRDLVRSILASPVPVIGYVTPGGARAASAGTYILYACHVAAMSPATNLGAATPVQIAAPSLPSPQPEQPDEDSQQEGSPATSQPQGSAMERKLINDAVAYIRGLAELRARNGDWAEQAVREGASLSSRRALELKVIDLIATDLDDLLSRLEGREIRIAGQVLTLSLAGAARIEHQPDWRSEFLAVITNPNVAYVLMLLGIYGLIFEFSNPGMGLPGIVGAVCILLALYAFQVLPVSYAGLGLVILGLALMVAEAFAPSFGVLGLGGVIAFVVGSIILMDTELPAFQVALPVILALAVSSAGLLALVLGMVWRSRRQAVVSGVKALVDVTGVVEQLHDGHPLVRIRGELWQADCDEPLAPGDRVRILNVRGVRLSVHKLGR from the coding sequence ATGAAACTGCTGCGCCTGCTGCCGGCACTGCTGTTGCTCATGAGCCTGACAGGCGCCCCTATGCCCGCAACCGCGGCAGAGCCCGGCGCCGGGGGTATCTGGCTGCTTGACCTGAAGGGCGTGCTGGGCCCGGCCAGCGCCGACTACCTCAGCCGCGGTATCGAGGCTGCCGCTACGGCGGACGCGAAGGCGATCATCATTCGCATCGACACCCCCGGCGGACTGGACCTGTCGATGCGCGACCTGGTTCGCAGCATCCTGGCCTCGCCGGTTCCGGTGATCGGCTACGTCACGCCAGGCGGTGCCCGGGCAGCCAGCGCCGGCACCTATATCCTCTATGCCTGCCATGTCGCTGCGATGTCTCCGGCCACCAACCTGGGCGCCGCAACGCCGGTTCAGATTGCCGCACCGTCGCTGCCATCGCCGCAGCCGGAGCAGCCGGACGAGGACAGTCAGCAGGAGGGCAGCCCTGCGACCAGCCAGCCCCAGGGCAGCGCCATGGAGCGCAAGCTGATCAACGACGCGGTGGCCTATATCCGCGGCCTGGCGGAACTGCGCGCACGCAATGGCGACTGGGCGGAGCAGGCTGTACGCGAGGGCGCCAGCCTGTCATCCCGCCGGGCCCTGGAGCTGAAGGTGATCGACCTGATCGCAACGGACCTGGACGATCTGCTGTCCCGGCTCGAAGGCCGCGAAATCCGCATCGCGGGCCAGGTGCTGACCCTGTCGCTCGCAGGCGCAGCGCGCATCGAACACCAGCCCGACTGGCGCAGCGAATTCCTGGCGGTGATTACCAACCCGAATGTCGCCTATGTACTGATGCTGCTCGGGATCTACGGCCTGATCTTTGAATTTTCCAACCCCGGCATGGGCCTGCCCGGTATCGTCGGCGCCGTCTGCATACTGCTCGCCCTCTATGCCTTCCAGGTGCTGCCGGTCAGCTACGCCGGGCTCGGGCTGGTCATTCTGGGGCTGGCACTGATGGTGGCCGAAGCCTTCGCGCCGAGTTTCGGCGTGCTGGGCCTGGGCGGCGTTATCGCTTTCGTCGTCGGCTCGATCATCCTGATGGATACCGAACTGCCGGCGTTCCAGGTCGCCCTGCCGGTCATACTCGCGCTGGCCGTCAGCAGCGCGGGGCTACTGGCCCTGGTCCTGGGCATGGTCTGGCGCTCGCGTCGCCAGGCCGTGGTATCGGGCGTCAAGGCCCTGGTAGATGTAACCGGCGTAGTCGAGCAACTGCATGACGGTCATCCGCTGGTACGCATCCGTGGCGAGCTCTGGCAGGCCGACTGCGACGAACCACTGGCGCCCGGCGACCGGGTCAGGATTCTGAACGTTCGGGGAGTGCGCCTTTCGGTCCATAAACTGGGGAGATGA
- a CDS encoding slipin family protein, which translates to MSYYFTATLIVVALMLLLSMFRILREYQRGVIFLLGRFYRVKGPGLIIVVPLIQQMVRVDLRTVVMDVPTQDVISRDNVSVKVNAVVYFRVVDPERAIIQVENFLEATSQLSQTTLRSVLGQHELDDMLAGRDQLNADIQAILDKQTDAWGIKVSNVEIKHVDLDESMIRAIARQAEAERTRRAKVIHAKGEFEASQQLLDAANILATQPQALQLRYLQTLTEIAGANSNTVVFPLPLDIFSAFKQPPGK; encoded by the coding sequence ATGAGCTACTATTTTACGGCGACGCTGATAGTGGTCGCCCTCATGCTGCTTCTGTCAATGTTTCGCATCCTGCGCGAATACCAGCGCGGCGTCATTTTCCTGCTCGGGCGCTTCTACCGCGTCAAGGGGCCGGGACTGATTATCGTCGTTCCGCTGATCCAGCAGATGGTGCGCGTCGACCTGCGTACCGTGGTGATGGATGTCCCGACCCAGGACGTGATTTCACGCGACAATGTCTCGGTCAAGGTCAATGCCGTGGTCTATTTTCGCGTCGTCGATCCGGAACGGGCCATCATCCAGGTCGAGAATTTCCTTGAGGCCACCAGCCAGCTGTCCCAGACGACCCTGCGTTCGGTGCTCGGCCAGCACGAACTCGATGACATGCTGGCCGGGCGCGACCAGCTCAATGCCGATATCCAGGCGATTCTCGACAAGCAGACCGATGCCTGGGGCATCAAGGTGTCCAATGTCGAGATCAAGCATGTCGACCTGGACGAGAGCATGATCCGCGCCATCGCGCGCCAGGCGGAAGCAGAGCGCACCAGGCGCGCCAAGGTGATCCATGCCAAGGGCGAGTTCGAGGCATCCCAGCAGCTACTCGATGCCGCCAATATCCTGGCCACCCAGCCCCAGGCACTGCAACTGCGCTACCTTCAGACCCTGACCGAAATTGCCGGTGCCAACAGTAATACCGTGGTGTTCCCGTTGCCACTGGACATCTTCAGCGCTTTCAAGCAACCGCCCGGCAAGTGA
- a CDS encoding LysR family transcriptional regulator, which produces MKYTLRQLQVFLAAAHSQNITRAAEELAMSQSAASGALRELETHFDIQLFDRVGKRLQLNELGRLLQPRAEALLAQALELETALMQHAEAGPLKVGATLSIGNYLAVSIMARYMLDHPDARVTLDVENTATIADKVRNFELDIGLVEGDVQHADLEVMPWREDELVVFCGREHALARCGELSDAQLLAVPWILREAGSGTRQAFDRALYGLMPQMHILLELQHTEAIKRAVQAGLGVGCLSRVTLEDAFRRGDLVPLQVPGRDFRRLFYFVMHRQKYRSAGLVRWIELCRQS; this is translated from the coding sequence ATGAAGTACACCCTGCGTCAACTTCAGGTGTTTCTGGCCGCCGCCCATAGCCAGAACATTACCCGGGCGGCCGAGGAACTGGCGATGTCGCAGTCCGCCGCCAGCGGTGCCCTGCGGGAGCTGGAAACCCACTTCGACATTCAGCTGTTCGACCGCGTCGGCAAGCGCCTGCAGCTCAATGAGCTGGGCCGCCTGTTGCAGCCACGGGCCGAGGCTCTGCTGGCCCAGGCGCTGGAGCTGGAAACGGCGCTGATGCAGCACGCCGAGGCCGGGCCGCTTAAGGTCGGCGCCACGCTGAGTATCGGCAACTACCTGGCGGTCAGTATCATGGCGCGCTACATGCTGGATCACCCCGATGCGCGGGTTACGCTGGATGTCGAGAACACCGCCACCATTGCCGACAAGGTACGCAACTTCGAACTCGACATCGGGCTGGTGGAGGGCGACGTGCAGCATGCAGACCTGGAGGTGATGCCGTGGCGTGAAGATGAGCTGGTGGTGTTCTGTGGCCGGGAGCATGCGCTGGCCCGTTGCGGTGAGCTCAGTGATGCGCAGCTGCTGGCGGTGCCCTGGATACTGCGCGAAGCAGGTTCCGGCACACGCCAGGCGTTTGATCGGGCGCTGTATGGCTTGATGCCGCAGATGCATATTCTGCTGGAGCTGCAGCACACCGAAGCGATCAAGCGGGCGGTTCAGGCGGGACTGGGCGTGGGCTGCCTGTCCCGGGTAACGCTGGAGGATGCCTTCAGGCGGGGCGACCTGGTGCCGTTGCAGGTGCCGGGGCGCGATTTCCGCCGCCTGTTCTATTTTGTCATGCATCGGCAGAAGTACCGCAGTGCCGGCCTGGTGCGCTGGATTGAACTGTGCCGGCAAAGCTGA
- a CDS encoding ferredoxin--NADP reductase, with product MSNHNRETVTAVHHWNETLFSFTTTRDPGFRFKNGHFTMIGLELEGRPLMRAYSIASANYEDEMEFFSIKVQDGPLTSHLQRLQVGDEVLISRKPTGTLVADHLLPGRNLYLLSTGTGLAPFMSIIRDPEIYDLYDRVILTHGVRSVSELAYQQTILEELPNNEFFGDVIREKLLYYPTVTREAFRNQGRLTDLMRSGKLFSDLGLPQPNLEDDRFMICGSPSMLKETCDILNDWGFSESRHGEQSHYVIERAFVEK from the coding sequence ATGAGCAACCACAATCGCGAAACGGTTACCGCCGTTCACCACTGGAACGAAACCCTGTTCAGTTTCACTACAACCCGCGATCCGGGTTTCCGCTTCAAGAACGGTCATTTCACCATGATCGGACTTGAGCTCGAAGGCCGCCCGCTGATGCGCGCCTACAGCATTGCCAGTGCCAACTACGAAGATGAAATGGAATTCTTCAGCATCAAGGTACAGGACGGCCCGCTGACCTCTCACCTGCAGCGCCTGCAGGTCGGTGACGAAGTGCTGATCAGCCGCAAGCCCACCGGCACCCTGGTGGCCGACCACCTGCTGCCCGGGCGCAACCTCTACCTGCTGAGCACCGGTACCGGCCTTGCACCCTTCATGAGCATTATCCGCGACCCGGAAATCTATGACCTTTACGACCGCGTGATTCTGACCCACGGCGTGCGCTCGGTGTCGGAGCTGGCCTACCAGCAGACCATACTGGAAGAACTGCCCAACAACGAATTTTTCGGCGACGTGATTCGTGAAAAGCTGCTCTACTACCCCACGGTCACCCGCGAAGCCTTCCGCAACCAGGGCCGCCTGACGGACCTGATGCGCAGCGGCAAGCTGTTCAGCGACCTGGGACTGCCCCAGCCCAACCTCGAAGATGACCGTTTCATGATTTGCGGCAGCCCGAGCATGCTGAAGGAAACCTGCGACATCCTGAACGACTGGGGCTTTAGCGAATCACGCCACGGCGAGCAGAGCCACTATGTCATCGAACGCGCTTTTGTTGAAAAGTAG
- the ydiJ gene encoding D-2-hydroxyglutarate dehydrogenase YdiJ, whose translation MIPYIRHIDTTEPLYLEFIEQLQQQGFGGDTSPDYANRVVQSTDNSIYQLLPQAVVYPASVEDLMLIARLSSQPRFSRIRMSPRGGGTGTNGQSLSDGLIVDSSRHMNRIIEINVEERWVRVQGGVVKDQLNAALKPHGLFFAPELSTSNRATIGGMINTDASGQGSCLYGKTRDHVLELRSVLLDGSFWESKPLSDAKLAKVQAQDDLVGEVHRLVDGIYADKKALIEARFPRLNRCLTGYDLAHIRDDQGRFNLNSVLCGSEGSLAFIAEAKLNVLPIPKYSALVNIKYDSFESSLRDAKSLMAWGPTSLETVDSKVLNLAMGDIVWDSVREYFPHHAGEPAIQGINLVEYTGDDETRLREDVARLEAHLEQVSGQPGSSFGHTVVYGAAEIGKIWGMRKKAVGLLGNAEGDRRPIPFVEDTAVPPENLADFIMEFRAVLDERGLTYGMFGHVDAGVLHVRPAIDMKDPAQEGLVREVTDEVVRLTQKYKGLLWGEHGKGVRSEYAPEFFGELYPELQRIKGAFDPHNQLNPGKIATPMIEGAELLKIDGVPTRGQHDRQVGADVRKSYDSAMNCNGNGACFNYDPNDAMCPSWKGTRERIHSPKGRASLVREWLRLMSNQGVDLNDASAQVRGSSFLSGLPQRIRNSLRKRRGEYDFSNEVHASMMGCLACKSCVGQCPIKVNVPDFRARFLEVYYSRYLRPVKDYMVGSLEFMIPTLARFPGPYNWAMDNLLIKRFFSRQIGMVDSPTISTQDLQSGLRRRGIELATPERVAGLSDAQRGKAVVIVQDAFTSYFETSLVLDLVDLLGRLGFYVLVAPFLPNGKPLHVHGFMGAFEKAARRNAKMLNALADSGLPLVGIDPSMTLTYRQEYVSALGSDALPPVRLVQEWLVEQQDALEKVRAGMPAGHFKLLAHCTEKTSAAPSIRNWQQIFSALGQRLELLSVGCCGMSGTYGHESANLDTSRRIYDLSWREPVNDAQNHERLVATGYSCRSQVKRFDEQDVPHPLQVLLEQLCQARA comes from the coding sequence ATGATTCCGTACATCCGTCATATCGATACCACCGAACCCTTGTATCTGGAGTTTATCGAGCAGCTGCAGCAGCAGGGGTTTGGTGGCGATACCAGCCCGGATTACGCCAACCGGGTGGTGCAGTCCACCGACAACAGCATCTACCAGCTGCTGCCCCAGGCCGTGGTCTACCCGGCCAGTGTCGAGGACCTGATGCTGATTGCACGACTGTCCAGCCAGCCGCGCTTCAGCCGCATTCGCATGAGTCCGCGCGGTGGCGGTACCGGCACCAACGGCCAGTCCCTCAGCGATGGCCTGATCGTCGATAGCTCCCGCCACATGAACCGGATTATCGAGATCAACGTCGAGGAGCGCTGGGTGCGGGTGCAGGGCGGGGTCGTCAAGGACCAGCTCAATGCCGCGCTCAAGCCCCATGGGCTCTTTTTCGCGCCCGAGCTGTCCACCAGCAACCGCGCCACCATTGGCGGCATGATCAATACGGACGCCAGTGGTCAGGGCTCCTGCCTCTATGGCAAGACCCGCGACCATGTGCTGGAGCTGCGCTCTGTGCTGCTTGATGGCAGCTTCTGGGAGTCCAAGCCGCTGAGCGACGCCAAGCTGGCCAAGGTCCAGGCGCAGGATGACCTGGTCGGTGAGGTACATCGGCTGGTCGATGGCATTTATGCCGATAAAAAAGCGCTGATCGAGGCTCGCTTCCCCAGGCTAAATCGCTGCCTCACCGGTTACGACCTGGCGCATATCCGCGATGATCAGGGACGTTTTAACCTTAACTCGGTGCTCTGCGGGTCCGAAGGGTCGCTCGCCTTTATCGCCGAAGCCAAACTCAATGTGCTGCCGATCCCCAAGTATTCCGCCCTGGTGAATATCAAGTACGACAGCTTCGAAAGCTCGTTGCGCGATGCCAAGTCACTGATGGCCTGGGGCCCGACCTCGCTGGAAACGGTGGATTCGAAGGTGCTGAATCTGGCCATGGGCGATATCGTCTGGGATTCGGTGCGCGAGTATTTCCCGCACCACGCCGGCGAACCGGCCATCCAGGGCATCAACCTGGTGGAGTACACCGGTGATGATGAAACCCGGTTGCGCGAGGATGTCGCCAGGCTGGAGGCCCACCTGGAGCAGGTCAGTGGCCAGCCGGGCAGCAGCTTCGGCCACACGGTGGTGTATGGCGCCGCCGAGATCGGCAAGATCTGGGGCATGCGCAAGAAGGCTGTGGGCCTGCTGGGTAATGCCGAAGGTGACAGGCGGCCGATTCCCTTCGTTGAGGACACGGCGGTACCGCCGGAAAACCTGGCGGACTTCATCATGGAGTTCCGCGCCGTGCTGGATGAGCGTGGCCTGACCTACGGCATGTTTGGCCATGTCGATGCCGGCGTTCTGCATGTGCGCCCGGCCATCGACATGAAGGACCCGGCGCAGGAGGGCCTGGTGCGCGAGGTCACCGACGAGGTGGTGCGCCTGACGCAGAAATACAAGGGGCTGCTCTGGGGCGAGCACGGCAAGGGTGTACGTTCCGAATACGCGCCTGAGTTCTTTGGCGAACTCTATCCCGAGTTGCAACGCATCAAGGGCGCATTCGACCCCCACAACCAGCTCAATCCCGGCAAGATCGCCACGCCCATGATCGAGGGGGCCGAGCTGCTGAAGATCGATGGCGTGCCCACCCGCGGCCAGCATGACCGCCAGGTCGGTGCGGATGTACGCAAGAGCTACGATTCGGCGATGAATTGTAACGGCAATGGCGCCTGCTTCAATTACGACCCCAACGACGCCATGTGCCCGTCCTGGAAGGGCACCCGCGAGCGTATTCACTCGCCCAAGGGGCGGGCATCCCTGGTGCGGGAATGGTTGCGGCTGATGTCGAACCAGGGGGTGGACCTGAACGACGCCAGCGCCCAGGTGCGCGGCTCCTCTTTCCTGTCGGGATTGCCGCAACGTATTCGCAATAGCCTGCGCAAGCGTCGTGGCGAGTACGACTTTTCCAACGAGGTGCATGCATCCATGATGGGCTGCCTGGCCTGCAAGTCCTGCGTGGGCCAGTGTCCGATCAAGGTCAATGTGCCGGACTTTCGCGCCCGCTTCCTGGAGGTCTATTACAGCCGTTACCTGCGCCCGGTGAAGGACTACATGGTGGGCAGCCTGGAGTTCATGATTCCAACCCTGGCCCGTTTTCCGGGGCCCTACAACTGGGCCATGGACAACCTGCTGATCAAGCGCTTTTTCAGTCGCCAGATCGGCATGGTCGACAGCCCGACTATCTCGACCCAGGACCTGCAGTCGGGGTTGCGTCGGCGGGGTATCGAGCTGGCCACGCCGGAACGGGTGGCCGGTCTCTCCGACGCGCAGCGCGGCAAGGCCGTGGTCATCGTGCAGGATGCCTTTACCAGCTACTTTGAAACCTCGCTGGTGCTGGACCTGGTGGACCTGCTTGGACGCCTGGGCTTCTACGTGCTGGTGGCGCCGTTCCTGCCCAATGGCAAGCCGCTGCACGTGCACGGCTTTATGGGTGCCTTCGAGAAGGCCGCTCGGCGCAATGCCAAAATGCTCAATGCCCTGGCCGACAGTGGCCTGCCACTGGTGGGCATCGATCCGTCCATGACCCTGACGTACCGCCAGGAGTACGTCTCGGCCCTGGGCAGCGACGCGCTGCCACCGGTACGGCTGGTGCAGGAATGGCTGGTGGAGCAGCAGGACGCACTGGAGAAGGTGCGCGCTGGCATGCCGGCAGGGCATTTCAAGCTGCTGGCCCACTGCACCGAGAAAACCTCGGCGGCGCCGTCCATCCGTAACTGGCAGCAGATTTTCTCTGCCCTGGGGCAGCGACTGGAGTTGCTGTCGGTGGGCTGCTGCGGCATGTCTGGTACCTACGGGCACGAAAGTGCCAACCTGGATACCTCGCGCCGTATCTATGATCTGAGCTGGCGCGAGCCGGTCAATGATGCGCAGAACCATGAGCGCCTGGTGGCGACCGGCTACTCGTGCCGTTCCCAGGTGAAGCGGTTTGACGAGCAGGACGTGCCGCATCCGCTACAGGTGCTGCTGGAGCAATTGTGCCAGGCGCGCGCCTGA
- a CDS encoding LysR family transcriptional regulator, giving the protein MANNLSIRHLRAFVAVAHQGSFTQAAKHLHLTQSSLTATIKQLELHSGLILLDRTTRRVLLNPEGERFLPVAERLLSDFDTALSDLQAVAEHQHGQVGIAASPSTIACLLPTVVQAYRQRHANIGILLRDDSAAGIEQHVLANDVDFGVGGNHSDQPDLEYSPILRDRFGVVFSAGHRFEQTPPQAPLPWQALASEELLMLSTDTGIRAQLAQTPAGHSVRLDRPAIEVSNPAGLAALVEAGIGLSVLPALAAGTRSFEHLHFRPLSEPAIYRDLYIIRRRGRSLSPAAHAMLQLLRQTFATMPLPAHVDAVI; this is encoded by the coding sequence ATGGCGAATAATCTTTCAATCCGGCACCTGCGGGCCTTTGTCGCCGTGGCCCACCAGGGCAGCTTTACCCAGGCTGCCAAGCACCTGCACCTGACGCAGTCATCCCTGACCGCCACCATCAAGCAGCTGGAACTGCACAGCGGCCTGATCCTGCTCGACCGCACTACCCGGCGCGTGCTGCTCAACCCCGAGGGCGAGCGTTTTCTTCCCGTGGCCGAGCGGCTGCTGTCGGATTTCGACACCGCTCTGTCCGACCTGCAGGCCGTGGCGGAACACCAGCACGGCCAGGTGGGCATCGCGGCATCCCCCTCCACCATCGCCTGCCTGCTGCCGACGGTGGTACAGGCCTACCGCCAGCGACACGCCAATATCGGCATTCTACTGCGCGATGACAGCGCCGCCGGCATCGAACAGCATGTGCTGGCCAACGATGTGGATTTCGGGGTGGGCGGCAATCACTCGGACCAGCCCGACCTGGAATACAGCCCGATTCTGCGCGACCGTTTTGGCGTGGTGTTCAGCGCTGGCCATCGCTTCGAACAGACGCCCCCCCAGGCGCCCCTTCCCTGGCAGGCACTGGCCAGCGAAGAACTGCTGATGCTTTCAACCGACACCGGCATCCGCGCCCAGCTCGCCCAGACACCCGCCGGCCATAGCGTGCGCCTGGATCGCCCCGCCATCGAAGTGTCCAACCCCGCGGGCCTCGCCGCCCTGGTGGAAGCCGGCATCGGCCTGTCCGTGCTCCCGGCACTGGCCGCCGGCACGCGCTCGTTCGAACACCTGCATTTCAGGCCCCTGTCGGAACCGGCCATCTACCGCGACCTTTACATTATCCGTCGTCGCGGCCGCTCCCTTAGCCCCGCCGCCCACGCGATGCTGCAACTGTTGCGCCAGACCTTTGCCACCATGCCCCTGCCGGCCCATGTCGACGCGGTTATCTGA